A region from the Microbacterium lacus genome encodes:
- a CDS encoding AAA family ATPase gives MSITQEQATWFAQTFGQIADNVERAVLGKRHVVELVLTAMLSDGHVLLEDVPGTGKTSLARAIAQSVQGTNTRIQFTPDLLPGDITGITVYDQKTGAFEFHAGPVFANIVLADEINRASPKTQAALLEVMEEGRVTIDGITRPVGSPFLVLATQNPVEQAGTYRLPEAQLDRFMMRTSLGYPDHAATVRILDGAAVATAELTPVLNPQTMAGMADLAATVYVDALVLDYIARLVDGTRSADDVRLGVSIRGALALTKATRTRAASQGRTYATPDDVKALAVAVLSHRLILHPEAEFDGVTAEAVVGQVLLDVAPPTRRETV, from the coding sequence ATGAGCATCACGCAGGAGCAGGCGACCTGGTTCGCGCAGACGTTCGGCCAGATCGCCGACAACGTCGAGCGCGCCGTGCTCGGCAAGAGGCACGTCGTCGAACTCGTGCTCACCGCGATGCTCAGCGACGGGCACGTGCTCCTGGAGGACGTGCCGGGAACCGGCAAGACCTCGCTCGCCCGGGCGATCGCGCAGTCGGTGCAGGGGACGAACACCCGCATCCAGTTCACCCCCGACCTGCTGCCGGGCGACATCACCGGCATCACGGTGTACGACCAGAAGACCGGGGCGTTCGAGTTCCACGCGGGGCCCGTGTTCGCCAACATCGTGCTCGCCGACGAGATCAATCGCGCGAGCCCGAAGACGCAGGCCGCCCTCCTGGAGGTCATGGAGGAGGGCAGGGTCACGATCGACGGCATCACGCGGCCGGTCGGCTCCCCGTTCCTCGTGCTCGCGACGCAGAACCCCGTCGAGCAGGCAGGGACCTACCGCCTTCCCGAGGCGCAACTGGACCGCTTCATGATGCGCACGTCGCTCGGATACCCCGATCACGCGGCCACCGTGCGGATCCTCGACGGTGCGGCCGTCGCGACGGCGGAGCTCACGCCGGTGCTGAATCCGCAGACCATGGCGGGCATGGCCGACCTCGCGGCGACCGTGTACGTCGACGCGCTCGTGCTCGACTACATCGCCCGACTCGTGGACGGCACGCGCTCGGCCGACGACGTGCGCCTGGGGGTCAGCATCCGCGGCGCCCTCGCCCTCACGAAGGCGACCCGCACGCGCGCCGCGTCGCAAGGGCGCACGTACGCGACCCCCGATGACGTGAAGGCGCTCGCCGTCGCCGTGCTCTCGCACCGTCTCATCCTGCACCCCGAGGCGGAGTTCG
- a CDS encoding spermidine/putrescine ABC transporter substrate-binding protein — protein MERSLETQVSQAVDAWLRWLPRWEPATHRGRVAPCRRCFGSPVLSAAGLGSDVPHGVQHGLSTRIKTIVDHAVAEYTALNLPMLQTELDHQAARNRARTYRPAEGLEPEFEGLPLDPEPQPGAPFLFTISGLAEQADAGIPALPPLSDEAKAALRQEVGLADDYANMIGREVCTILLHHRLRIQAAIAQYVEPQIEAMLEELTRSLDAPFDPNEPPLL, from the coding sequence GTGGAGCGGTCGCTCGAAACCCAGGTCAGTCAGGCCGTCGATGCCTGGCTGCGGTGGCTTCCGCGCTGGGAGCCGGCGACGCACCGCGGACGGGTGGCGCCGTGCCGCCGGTGCTTCGGCTCGCCCGTGCTCTCCGCGGCGGGTCTCGGCTCCGACGTCCCGCACGGCGTGCAGCACGGCCTGTCCACGCGCATCAAGACGATCGTCGATCACGCGGTGGCCGAGTACACCGCGCTGAACCTCCCGATGCTGCAGACCGAGCTCGACCACCAGGCGGCCCGCAACCGGGCGCGCACCTACCGCCCCGCCGAGGGCCTCGAGCCGGAGTTCGAGGGGCTGCCGCTGGACCCCGAGCCGCAGCCGGGCGCGCCCTTCCTGTTCACGATCTCGGGGCTCGCCGAACAGGCGGATGCCGGCATCCCGGCCCTGCCCCCGCTGAGCGACGAGGCCAAGGCGGCGCTCCGGCAGGAGGTGGGACTCGCCGACGACTACGCGAACATGATCGGCCGCGAAGTGTGCACGATCCTGCTGCACCATCGCCTGCGCATCCAGGCGGCGATCGCGCAGTACGTCGAGCCGCAGATCGAGGCGATGCTGGAGGAGCTGACCCGCTCGCTGGACGCGCCGTTCGACCCGAACGAGCCGCCCCTCCTGTGA
- a CDS encoding Ig-like domain-containing protein — protein MRRRTIAGLAAATAAIALVVGVSAVWPGLDAQEADRTDTALWALQTADGRRYARVNTAIGELDTVREISNPSQVVQAPGAAYVFSDSYSRITRIDAALPIDLDEQTLRSSPATPAGTTDVVAAEDFVAYRTDAGAVFAGRLSTGESTQLDPFPREDEDAPQYTADAIALDERGMLFAYSSADGSVLRYDVPAAAVRSRDEVAAEDFTAPALSAAGDAWVLVDTTDGDLLVRGADAVTSAPTTGAIVLSQPDPDGTAVHLADETALVRVPVDGSEVTVEAGGGAGVLGTPARPVVHDGEVFAAWLPPSTEGRGGSGILWSSRTGQVPLDYAAGSLGDQRRPVFVASDDAIILNETRSGWVWTVPDGALVPSSQNWSLDDRTDPDAAPSQEQLSVVLDPEPPVAVPDAFGVRAASLVTLPVLMNDHDPNEDVLSIDPASVTGLDPGFGTLSLTDDAQRLTVAVAPGASGSATFSYAVTDGTSEGGLLSPPTTVTLTVSATDAAPQWCGVEGCLVPWPTPEVARGGTISVPVLPGWVDPDGDPLLLLSVSNQSGVGTVAATPTGDVVYQHSDAGAGSGEELIELEVTVADTTGQVSTKALLVRVSPQPALAVQSFAVIDTIDAGLTVDVTPHVTGTAGAVSLESVRVLDDAAASATVIGGSASFDFTARTPGTFRVDFTVTDGTSPATGTARITILPSDAPPELATSPVVAFVHPQEDATLDVFAAVANPTRRVLLLSDVEGHADAGASLSVDAVGQNHLRVSGTTASGAAGRLGTVSYTVSDGTDDQGASVRGEATVYLLPPAPELAPIAVDDTVVVRAGSQVDIPVLENDIAPAGGQPILNPAAVTSSTPDALAFAGGDVVRYLAPTEPGSYTVEYSVYTTGAPALADTATIRVQVLPAESNRAPVPERLEGRVLSGQSTVVAFDGFGMDPDGDVVSLDRIVAQPEIGAATISADGASIVYTSVAGHRGQVSFRYRVVDAAGAAGEGVVRIGVLDAQSNPSPVTYTDYVQVQAGASRSIRVSPLANDVDPTRGTLSVTGVRPDVPVSLADGSENPEYARLAGLVTSTGERTVLIQAGTEPGTMSFLYDVESSSGNTGRGLIVVRVVREAVPDYPLIEDTVLTAETREDFQAGVDVLSGRATWSGGDVDDLEVSLWGEPSGVSVRGRELRGPLPESTRLIPFAVTGEGPDSPVTTYAFLRVPGSDDLSLALRASAAPPQVTELQSVAFDMAAIVAAPRGSTLEVGPDVRASGARPQATCAVESGTIIRYDSGSGAPWTDACQVPVRISGQDEWTYLSVPIIINALDPQPVLRAGSMTVGPGETATFDLRNMTTWQLREDWSGIRYGVDYAGSAFEVALEGSLVTVTGADRAVPGAEDAAVVSVTSHAAVAPVRLILRVGAAPSTLPRGGAVTQQCSQAAGSSCTIAVIGASGEVNPLPRTPLTVIDARTSGACVGVSVQVASPTSVVASWSEDAPGATCSATFSVQDAQGRRTNAERDGRILLDLQGFPKTPASVSQAAFGDGSVTLRVDPGQARQAYPGLSGFVIRSNGQEVAQCAPDGTCPPIAAPNGERRTYEALARNAVGLSRGSVQTVAWAYQAPGAPSGVQVAPVLTSGAGGVVSLRIAGIDPERTGTLQITSPAGETQNVSVRRGQTELEVREYRVGANTAGPITITPFSRFDLPPGLGGSPSGAAVTVTGNGIGAPLNPTLTLTSSSNGDGTSTVTARGVASLNGDGSELRYGIVREGQRCTPTAGGDTATFAGLADGDEYAFTLCADSFFDGRSYGTASVTQTVRAQQTGRAPQGYTFVVDASPNVGGGRADWIVRAQPESTERVPNRNRVEISGMPSTVFGRDPGIQVRYVHEIWGTATAWATATPRAGSAPYQVQASWSVQRCVGGSDLVPAGDSSTAPSGAKAAITFGNAGLRFYDAAGAVLPRTPDTWAVPVGAVRVEGVSVSVDWSAQGWGLNGASTEFSASCDPGTPPTP, from the coding sequence GTGCGTCGGCGCACGATCGCGGGGCTCGCGGCGGCGACCGCGGCGATCGCCCTCGTGGTGGGTGTCAGTGCGGTGTGGCCGGGGCTCGACGCGCAGGAGGCCGACCGCACCGATACCGCGCTGTGGGCACTGCAGACGGCGGACGGCCGTCGCTACGCCCGGGTGAACACCGCGATCGGCGAACTCGACACCGTCCGCGAGATCAGCAACCCGAGCCAGGTCGTGCAGGCGCCGGGGGCCGCGTACGTCTTCTCCGACAGCTACTCGCGCATCACCCGCATCGACGCGGCCCTGCCGATCGACCTCGACGAGCAGACCCTGCGCTCTTCACCCGCCACGCCCGCCGGCACGACGGATGTCGTCGCCGCGGAGGACTTCGTCGCTTATCGCACCGACGCGGGGGCGGTGTTCGCAGGTCGCCTCTCGACGGGGGAGTCCACGCAACTGGATCCCTTCCCCCGTGAGGACGAGGATGCGCCGCAGTACACCGCGGACGCGATCGCCCTCGACGAGCGCGGGATGCTGTTCGCCTACTCCTCCGCGGACGGCTCGGTCCTGCGCTACGACGTGCCCGCCGCCGCGGTGCGGAGTCGCGATGAGGTCGCGGCCGAGGACTTCACGGCGCCGGCGCTGTCCGCCGCGGGCGACGCATGGGTGCTCGTGGACACCACGGACGGAGATCTGCTCGTGCGGGGGGCGGATGCCGTCACCTCGGCGCCGACGACGGGCGCGATCGTGCTCAGCCAGCCCGATCCGGACGGCACCGCCGTCCACCTCGCCGACGAGACCGCGCTCGTGCGCGTGCCCGTGGACGGGTCCGAGGTCACCGTCGAGGCCGGGGGCGGCGCCGGGGTCCTGGGGACTCCCGCGCGCCCCGTCGTGCACGACGGCGAGGTGTTCGCCGCGTGGCTGCCGCCGAGCACCGAGGGCCGCGGCGGATCCGGAATCCTGTGGAGCTCGCGCACGGGGCAGGTGCCGCTGGATTACGCCGCGGGATCGCTCGGCGACCAGCGCCGTCCGGTGTTCGTCGCGAGCGACGACGCGATCATCCTGAACGAGACGCGGTCGGGCTGGGTGTGGACCGTGCCGGACGGCGCCCTCGTGCCTTCGAGCCAGAACTGGTCGCTCGATGACCGCACCGATCCGGATGCCGCCCCGAGCCAGGAGCAGCTGAGCGTCGTGCTCGACCCCGAGCCGCCCGTGGCCGTGCCCGACGCGTTCGGCGTGCGCGCGGCGAGCCTGGTGACCCTGCCCGTGCTCATGAACGACCACGATCCGAACGAGGACGTGCTGAGCATCGATCCCGCCTCGGTCACGGGCCTGGATCCCGGATTCGGGACGCTGTCCCTCACGGACGACGCGCAGCGGCTCACGGTCGCGGTCGCGCCCGGAGCGTCGGGCAGCGCGACCTTCTCGTACGCGGTGACGGACGGCACGAGCGAAGGCGGCCTGCTGTCGCCCCCGACGACCGTCACGCTGACCGTGTCAGCGACGGATGCCGCGCCCCAGTGGTGCGGCGTCGAGGGCTGCCTCGTGCCGTGGCCGACGCCGGAGGTCGCCCGCGGCGGGACGATCTCCGTCCCGGTGCTGCCCGGCTGGGTCGACCCGGACGGCGATCCGCTGCTCCTGCTGTCGGTGTCCAACCAGTCGGGTGTCGGCACGGTCGCCGCGACTCCGACCGGCGACGTCGTCTACCAGCACAGCGACGCCGGCGCCGGCTCAGGGGAGGAGCTCATCGAGCTGGAGGTGACGGTCGCGGACACCACGGGTCAGGTCTCGACCAAGGCGCTGCTCGTGCGGGTGTCGCCGCAACCCGCGCTCGCGGTGCAGTCCTTCGCCGTGATCGACACGATCGACGCCGGGCTCACGGTCGACGTCACCCCGCACGTCACCGGCACGGCCGGGGCGGTCTCGCTCGAGTCGGTGCGTGTGCTCGACGACGCGGCCGCGAGTGCGACCGTGATCGGAGGGTCGGCATCCTTCGACTTCACCGCCCGCACCCCGGGGACGTTCCGCGTCGATTTCACCGTGACGGACGGAACGTCGCCCGCGACGGGAACGGCGCGCATCACGATCCTCCCGTCCGACGCGCCGCCCGAGTTGGCGACCTCGCCGGTCGTCGCGTTCGTGCACCCGCAGGAGGACGCCACGCTCGACGTGTTCGCCGCGGTCGCCAACCCGACGCGGCGCGTGCTGCTGCTGAGCGACGTCGAGGGCCACGCGGATGCCGGAGCATCGCTCTCCGTCGACGCGGTGGGGCAGAACCACCTCAGGGTGTCCGGAACGACCGCCTCCGGCGCCGCCGGGCGGCTCGGCACCGTGAGCTACACCGTCAGCGACGGCACGGACGATCAGGGCGCGAGCGTGCGCGGCGAGGCGACCGTGTACCTGCTGCCGCCGGCCCCCGAGCTCGCCCCGATCGCGGTGGATGACACCGTGGTGGTCCGGGCGGGGTCGCAGGTGGACATCCCGGTGCTGGAGAACGACATCGCCCCTGCGGGCGGTCAGCCGATCCTGAACCCCGCGGCGGTGACCTCCTCCACCCCCGATGCGCTCGCGTTCGCGGGCGGTGACGTGGTGCGCTACCTCGCGCCCACCGAGCCGGGCTCCTACACGGTCGAGTACTCGGTGTACACGACGGGGGCGCCCGCCCTCGCGGACACCGCGACGATCCGCGTGCAGGTTCTGCCCGCGGAGTCGAACCGCGCGCCGGTGCCCGAGCGGCTGGAGGGCCGCGTCCTCAGCGGCCAGTCCACCGTGGTCGCGTTCGATGGATTCGGGATGGATCCCGACGGCGATGTGGTGAGCCTGGATCGCATCGTCGCTCAGCCCGAGATCGGGGCGGCGACGATCTCGGCCGACGGCGCGTCGATCGTGTACACGAGCGTCGCGGGCCATCGCGGACAGGTGAGCTTCCGGTACCGGGTCGTGGACGCCGCGGGGGCCGCGGGGGAGGGCGTGGTGCGCATCGGCGTGCTGGACGCGCAGTCCAACCCGAGCCCGGTCACATACACCGACTACGTGCAGGTGCAGGCCGGCGCGTCCCGTTCCATCCGGGTGAGTCCGCTCGCGAACGACGTGGATCCGACGCGCGGCACCCTGAGCGTCACGGGCGTCCGCCCGGACGTGCCGGTCTCGCTCGCCGACGGCTCCGAGAACCCCGAGTACGCCCGCCTCGCCGGCCTCGTGACCTCCACGGGCGAGCGGACGGTCCTCATCCAGGCGGGCACCGAGCCCGGGACGATGTCGTTCCTGTACGACGTGGAATCCAGTTCGGGCAACACCGGCCGGGGCCTGATCGTCGTCCGCGTCGTCCGGGAGGCGGTGCCGGACTACCCCCTGATCGAGGACACCGTCCTCACGGCCGAGACGCGCGAGGACTTCCAGGCCGGTGTGGACGTGCTGAGCGGGCGTGCGACGTGGTCCGGGGGAGATGTCGACGACCTCGAGGTGAGCCTGTGGGGGGAGCCGTCGGGAGTGAGCGTGCGCGGACGCGAACTGCGCGGCCCGCTGCCCGAGAGCACCCGGCTCATCCCGTTCGCCGTGACCGGCGAGGGCCCCGACAGCCCGGTCACGACGTACGCGTTCCTGCGGGTGCCCGGCTCGGACGACCTCTCGCTCGCGCTCCGCGCGAGCGCCGCGCCGCCGCAGGTCACCGAACTGCAATCCGTCGCGTTCGACATGGCCGCGATCGTCGCGGCACCCCGGGGCAGCACGCTGGAGGTCGGGCCCGACGTCCGTGCGTCCGGCGCCCGCCCGCAGGCGACGTGCGCGGTCGAGTCCGGGACGATCATCCGCTACGACTCCGGGTCCGGCGCGCCGTGGACGGATGCGTGCCAGGTGCCGGTGCGGATCTCGGGGCAGGACGAATGGACGTACCTGTCCGTGCCGATCATCATCAACGCACTCGACCCCCAGCCGGTGCTGCGGGCGGGGTCGATGACGGTCGGTCCGGGCGAGACGGCGACGTTCGACCTGCGCAACATGACCACCTGGCAGCTGCGGGAGGACTGGAGCGGCATCCGCTACGGGGTGGACTACGCCGGTTCCGCGTTCGAGGTCGCGCTGGAGGGATCCCTCGTGACCGTGACCGGCGCGGATCGCGCCGTGCCCGGAGCGGAGGACGCCGCGGTGGTCTCGGTGACCAGTCACGCCGCCGTCGCGCCGGTGCGCCTCATCCTCCGGGTCGGGGCCGCGCCGTCGACGCTGCCGCGCGGCGGCGCGGTGACGCAGCAGTGCTCGCAAGCGGCGGGGTCCTCGTGCACGATCGCGGTGATCGGCGCCTCCGGCGAGGTCAACCCGCTGCCGCGCACGCCGCTCACCGTGATCGACGCCCGCACGAGCGGCGCGTGCGTCGGCGTGAGCGTCCAGGTCGCCTCGCCGACGTCCGTGGTCGCGTCGTGGTCCGAGGACGCGCCGGGCGCCACGTGCTCCGCGACCTTCTCGGTGCAGGACGCGCAGGGACGGCGCACGAACGCCGAACGCGACGGACGCATCCTGCTCGACCTGCAGGGCTTCCCGAAGACGCCCGCGAGCGTGTCGCAGGCGGCCTTCGGCGACGGGTCGGTCACGCTCCGCGTCGACCCGGGCCAGGCGCGGCAGGCCTACCCGGGGCTCAGCGGCTTCGTGATCCGCTCGAACGGCCAGGAGGTCGCGCAGTGTGCGCCCGACGGCACATGTCCGCCGATCGCCGCGCCCAACGGCGAGCGCCGCACGTACGAGGCGCTCGCCCGCAACGCGGTCGGTCTCTCCCGTGGCAGCGTGCAGACCGTCGCGTGGGCCTACCAGGCGCCCGGTGCGCCGAGCGGGGTCCAGGTCGCCCCCGTCCTCACGTCGGGCGCGGGCGGTGTGGTGTCGCTGCGGATCGCCGGGATCGATCCCGAGCGCACCGGAACGCTGCAGATCACGAGTCCCGCGGGGGAGACCCAGAACGTATCGGTGCGGCGTGGTCAGACCGAACTCGAGGTGCGGGAGTACCGCGTCGGAGCGAACACCGCCGGTCCCATCACGATCACGCCGTTCTCGCGCTTCGACCTGCCCCCCGGTCTCGGGGGGAGCCCCTCGGGCGCTGCGGTCACGGTGACCGGCAACGGCATCGGCGCGCCGCTGAACCCGACGCTCACCCTCACATCGAGCTCCAACGGCGACGGCACCTCGACGGTGACCGCCCGCGGGGTCGCGAGCCTGAACGGCGACGGCTCGGAGCTGCGCTACGGGATCGTCCGCGAGGGCCAGCGGTGCACGCCGACGGCGGGCGGCGACACCGCGACGTTCGCCGGACTCGCCGACGGAGACGAATACGCCTTCACGCTGTGCGCCGACTCGTTCTTCGACGGCCGCTCGTACGGCACGGCATCCGTCACGCAGACCGTGCGGGCGCAGCAGACCGGTCGGGCGCCGCAGGGCTACACGTTCGTCGTCGACGCGTCACCGAACGTCGGCGGGGGCCGAGCCGATTGGATCGTCCGCGCGCAGCCCGAATCGACCGAGCGGGTTCCCAACCGCAACCGCGTCGAGATATCGGGGATGCCGAGCACGGTGTTCGGGCGCGACCCGGGTATCCAGGTGCGCTACGTCCACGAGATCTGGGGCACCGCGACCGCATGGGCGACAGCCACGCCGCGCGCGGGCAGTGCGCCGTACCAGGTGCAGGCGAGCTGGAGCGTGCAGCGCTGCGTCGGCGGCTCCGATCTCGTGCCGGCGGGCGACTCCTCGACGGCGCCCTCCGGAGCCAAGGCCGCGATCACGTTCGGCAACGCCGGGCTCCGCTTCTACGACGCCGCCGGCGCGGTCCTGCCCCGGACGCCGGATACGTGGGCGGTGCCGGTCGGCGCGGTCCGCGTGGAGGGCGTCTCCGTATCGGTCGACTGGAGCGCCCAAGGCTGGGGCCTGAACGGTGCGAGCACCGAGTTCTCGGCATCCTGCGACCCCGGCACGCCCCCGACCCCCTGA
- a CDS encoding serine/threonine-protein kinase, with amino-acid sequence MATRLPSAPPILPGLAYIRPLGSGGFADVFLYEQDMPRRDVAVKVLPSDVRDPDLRRMFNAEADVLAHLSAHPSIVTVYQAGISADGRPYIVMEFCPGSLAQRYRLERIPVPEVLAIGVKMASALEAAHRAGLVHRDVKPSNILVTTFGAPVLADFGISSSLARATADEVLAMSIPWSAPEVIAEDTAGTVASEVWSLGATVYSLLAGHSPFERRDRAQNTKEQLRRRIAKASYTEIARADVPASLQRVLARAMSRDPRQRHASALQFAEALRDVQAELGISPSALEVASSEWAAPASPVDFGDTELRGPARSRIERTERRKHAPGAGVAGLARDEDTDLTGAAGSRPVLPWVFGAAIGAVVVAGGILTALFATGVL; translated from the coding sequence GTGGCCACACGCCTGCCTTCCGCGCCCCCGATCCTGCCGGGGCTCGCCTACATCCGCCCGCTCGGCTCCGGAGGCTTCGCCGACGTCTTCCTCTACGAACAGGACATGCCGCGTCGCGACGTCGCGGTGAAGGTCCTGCCGAGCGACGTGCGCGACCCCGATCTGCGCCGCATGTTCAACGCGGAGGCCGATGTCCTGGCCCACCTGTCCGCGCACCCCTCGATCGTCACGGTGTACCAGGCGGGGATCTCCGCCGACGGGCGGCCGTACATCGTGATGGAGTTCTGCCCCGGCTCCCTCGCGCAGCGCTACCGGCTCGAGCGCATCCCCGTTCCCGAAGTCCTCGCGATCGGCGTGAAGATGGCGAGCGCCCTCGAGGCCGCGCACCGGGCGGGCCTCGTGCACCGCGACGTGAAGCCCAGCAACATCCTCGTGACGACTTTCGGCGCGCCGGTGCTCGCCGACTTCGGCATCTCCTCGTCGCTCGCCCGTGCGACCGCCGACGAGGTCCTGGCGATGTCGATCCCGTGGAGCGCGCCGGAGGTCATCGCGGAGGACACCGCGGGAACCGTGGCGAGCGAGGTGTGGAGCCTCGGCGCGACGGTGTACTCGCTCCTGGCAGGACACAGCCCGTTCGAGCGCCGCGACCGCGCACAGAACACGAAGGAGCAGCTGCGTCGGCGGATCGCGAAGGCCTCGTACACCGAGATCGCCCGCGCCGATGTGCCGGCATCCCTGCAGCGCGTCCTCGCCCGCGCGATGAGTCGCGATCCGCGGCAGCGTCACGCGTCGGCGCTGCAGTTCGCCGAGGCGCTGCGCGACGTGCAGGCCGAGCTCGGCATCTCACCGTCCGCACTCGAGGTCGCCTCGTCCGAGTGGGCCGCTCCGGCGTCGCCGGTCGATTTCGGCGACACCGAGCTGCGCGGACCCGCCCGCAGTCGCATCGAGCGCACCGAGCGGCGCAAGCACGCACCGGGCGCCGGTGTCGCCGGGCTCGCGCGCGACGAGGACACGGATCTGACGGGAGCGGCCGGGTCCCGACCGGTCCTGCCGTGGGTGTTCGGCGCCGCGATCGGCGCGGTGGTCGTCGCGGGCGGCATCCTCACCGCGCTCTTCGCGACGGGGGTGCTCTGA